In Papaver somniferum cultivar HN1 chromosome 9, ASM357369v1, whole genome shotgun sequence, the genomic stretch AAGAAGAAGTATCTCGTAAACTGGATCTGACTTCTCTAAATTATACAGAAGTTCAACTGTCAGCATACCAGAGAGAGATAGCAAATTCTGGTAAAACTTCCCTGGATAATTTTGCATAATAGAAACCTGAGTTCCTTCAAGACAATCGTCAGTACTACTTTCCATTACTTCAGCAGCCCTTTTAAATGTAATATTAAATACTTTGGACCAAAAGTTTTTGCCTGCGATCATATCATTTTCATCCTTCACTTGTAACTGAAAAATTGCTTGATAAAGGGTCAATCTCAAATCTAGCTCTCTTCCGTCTAAGAAAAATTTCAGCAGCTGATGGCAATCGTCAATACCACGtgattcatgatgttctttaccGGAAAATGCGCTGGAGGAACTCTCATCAACCGACTTCTGCCTTTTAGGGGTACCTGTCTTTCTGGAATCATCTTCTGATTCGCCAGAAGTATTTACAGCAGATGTTGTTTGAGCGTCATTTCTCCTGGCACTGATCTGGGGCCACAAATATCTTTCAATGGCATCAAAAGAGGTAAAAGGCTCAATATTCACAGTATCTAAAGAATCATCACAAAAATCTGTTTCTCCCTCTTCCTTCACGAACCGAACCCTTAAACACGGATGTGTGGTGGCGTGCTTAGTTGGAATAGCAGCATGCACAGCCCTTGGTTTTGAAATCTGATTTAGAATAACCGGGAAGTTCTCCAAAGAAGACAATGCAGCTTGCAGTTTCCTTACAAGGACTGCTAGAGGCGTTCCCTCCCAACGTACGCTCGTTGATGACAAAGAGAAACTAGCAAAAGTTGCAAACCTCTTCATTATAACAAGTGAATAATCTGATAACCCGTGATGCTCTACAACTTTTCCTTTCAAGTACTGGCCATTGGAAAAATAATTTAATAAAGATTTCACTATTCCACTTTCAATAAACTCAAATGTTGACACAGAATCACCATCACTAAGCTCCATCACTATTTGACCCAGGGTGTGAAACAAGTTCTCTTCCAAACCAGACCAAATATTGTTACTCATGGACAGATTCACCATATCATTTAGTGTTGCAGAGTACTTTCTAAGATTCTGAAGAGTTTCGGTCAATCCTATCTCAGAAGTTTGTGATTCAACAGCAAAGTAAGTTTCCTTGATCTGCTTCGCCAAAGTGTGAATGGAATCTTTCTCAAGCTTGCACTTTCCTATTTCTGAAGATCGAGGCTTACCTATGTTAAGATTGTAACATAAGCATCTAACACTATCGTTCACATTTGATTTTTGCTGTGAGCTAGATGAGATCTGATTGTTACTGGAGTTTGTAAGCTTTTCTAGTGTTAGAATTGCATCTATGGCGTAAACAACACCCACCTTTGCAAAAGAGTTCAAGAACATATCCGGAAGCTCTTTAAGGATAGTCTGCACGATATTTAAAGCTGATATCAGCACATGGTGATCCTTCCTAGCGAACACACCCGCGAGAAAACTGCATAACCATCCAAATTACATTAATATCATTTAGACAACTGCCGAAACTATCCACGCGGACTAATAAAGCTTTCATTACCTCGATATGTTGCTATTATCCAGTATGTCGAAGAGAATATCAGATCTGCTAACATTGACTAACTTGTTGATTACAGAAACACAGCCGTCACAAACTTGTAGATTTGCACCATTATTTACAACCTGTAGAATGATGAAAGTTAATGGTACAGCTTACAAggactaaaaaaagaaaaatgaacatcAGAGAGTAGAACCAACTTATACAAAATAAGGATACAACTAAAACAAGAACAAAGGGAAAGAACAAACCTCAACCAAAGTGGGAACAATGTCCATACCAAAACGCCTCAGAAGTTCAGGTTGGTCCTTTAAAACCTTTTCCTTACTTGACGACTTTTCGCCCCCGACAGGAGGAAGAAGCACATTAAGCAACTTCAAAACTTCAAATACCTGGATAAATATTTGATGTTATGTGCAGTTATCTAAAGGTTCACAGTCTAATGTCGACCTAAAGGTTCACAGTCTAATGTCAATGTTTCACCTACACGGCTAAGATTCCACTCCACCAACATGGGACATTTTGACGTGGCATAGGTTGGTATCATTCAAAAAGGATACATGGTCAGAAGAATTTTATGGTTTCCCTTCAAGTGACAGAAAAATGACTTTAGTGTGTGCATGTGGCATAGTAAGGGTTTTGCGTGCTTTTTGTTCTATAGTAGAATGTCAGTTTCTAATCCGGTGATACCGCAGCTAGCGCCTATTGTCAAAATGTTTAAAACCAGCAATTCGAGACTGAATACAGACTGAAATATGCACATTTGCAAATTACCCTTGACAGGGAATAAGGTGGTATTGCATTTGCAAGATGCACAAATTAACCCTAAGCCATTCTTACTGGTTTACCCGATAGTTAAGCTTGACTGCAGTTGCAACTTAAAACCTAAGAAGTCGACTTTCAAAAGTGAATCAACTTGTCGAAATCTTTAAAACCAGGACAGAATACAGATTGAAATAGGCATATTTGGGATAAGGTAGTGATGCATTTGGAAGATGCATAAATTAGACTAAGGCATTCTTACTGGTTTCCCAACAGGAAGCTAGTATACTGATACAACTTAAAACCTGAAAGGACTGACTTTTCAAAAGTAGAATCAAAACCTGGTTGGACTTTGCATCACCATCCCCAAGGGAAGAGGCTTTGCTGTGTGAGACGTCATAACTTGATAAAATATTCTTCAATATGCAGCTTATTTTTTGTTCAAGAAGTATCTTGACAGCATTAGCGGAACCAGATGCAAGTCTAGAAAGAATCCCAATCAGATGCTGCAGATGATGTAGTAATGAAGTCAAGAATCGGCAATAAAAACTTTACTAGATCTCAATATAAAAGAAGAGGTTGAtggtgaaaaaaataaaaaaagtgaagAGTAACATACACTATAGATTGACTGGTTGAAGCTGGTTTGACTACCCATAGCTATAAGAGGTATTACTGACTGAATCAATCGATGCTCGCAAAGTTGATCCACCATAATAGGAGAATTGCTGACGGTCTCCGTTATTCTAGATAAACAAGTAACTACGTTCGCAACAAGCTGTGTAATCAAGACAAAAGAGATGCGTTAACGCAGTATCAAACAAAATATCGGTGGATGAGTTGCATAGGAGAATCATGCTTACCTTTGGGTCTTCATACTGAAGAAGATTGCACAAAGCAGGAACGGCATCCATGAAATGTGACGAAGCGTCGGACGAGAGTTTCTTGCAGACATTAGCAACAGTACTGGTTGCAACCCTCTGATGAAGAAGACAAACGGATATGTTATGCAAGTGTCATCACATTCGGTAAAGCTAAATATTACATTTCACTCCTTCATTTCAGAAGCAAACAATTTTAAGTCTAAAAGCCAAGGCAGAGCTTTGCAGACATTAGCAACAGTACTGGTTGCAACCCTCTGATGAAGAAGACAAACGGATATGTTATGCAAGTGTCATCACATTCGGTAAAGCTAAATATTACATTTCACTCCTTCGTTTCAGAAGCAAACAATTTTAAGTCTAAAAGCCAAGGCAGAGCAGGATTTGTTGCCATGAGCAAATGATCTAGCTCGCAACCTCCACTGTACAAACATTACCCCCTAATAAGAATCTGCACGCAAACCATACTCCAATATTGACTTTAAGAAGGACCTGTTAAGGAACTGCTATATCTTTCCTTGACTAGTCAATTAAGGATCTAGTCAGAAGGCTATTAAAAAGAGTTTTACTGTTGTAATTTCCTATAGAAAGCGTTTTAAAGCTACTAACTTTCTACGAAACAACAGAAACCTTAGTAAAAGGTCCATATCTTTTCAGTCAAAAACCTTCTCCGGATTCAAATCAAAAGTCCATGTCTTTCGTTCTCTTTCCATTATTGTTCTCCAATGACACAACAAAGGGACATTCTACAAGAAACTTGAATCAATTCTTCCATTTGAGAAAGAGATGCCCACTTCATTGACATTACTACCGCAATACTCAATGTTAAATCAACAGAAAGCACAAGCAATGGGATTTCTTCCTTTACCTGGAGACTCGAAGAGAAGAAATCTATAAAACTAAGAACAGCCATAATCGCACCAGCTTGCAAACACGCAACAGGTTGATCCGCCGAAATCTTCTCTAATGCTAACAAACACTTCACaaacaccaaaaataaaaaaccagTTACTAAAAAACCAATAAGTCAATTGCAACATAAACAAAATTCACACATTCAATAAACAAATCCAGAAATTCAACCTGTTCAGCAACATCCATGTACTCAATAGCCATTAATCTCTCACAAAGTGCAGGAACAGCATCAACTCTAGCAAGTAATACAGATATCCCCGGCAAAACATCAACCAAATAAGTAATTGCCCTAATTGAATACAACATAATGTCTGGATTACTTTCATGCCTAGCTAACTTAACCAAAAGGGGCGACAACGCAGCTGCCGTACTCCCAGAAATCGAACTCTCTGTACAAAACGATAACACATCACATAATTCAGTAAGTGATGACAATTGTCCAGACACATCAGTATTCTCATCACTCAAACTCTTCAAAACCATAGTAAATTTCTCTTGATCACTAGGATTTCTTCTATCACTATGTTCCTGATAAACCCTCTCTTTTTCAGTCAATTCATCattcccaccaccaccatcagaataatcatcctcctcctcctcatcttcTGATCTACCAGAAACCGATGTCGCTGCTGATGTCGTCGCCGGTGCTGTCGATTCCACTTCCGTTTCCGCATCCTCCATCACAGTATCCTCATCCACAAATTGCTGTTGATTACTAGTTGTTGAACCCATATGTGTTTGTAACGACGACGAAGATTCAGGATTCTCCGATTCTTCTGAAGAACTACACGCCTTTTTATCAACCGGAGATTGTAACTGATCAGTCGATTCAGTTcttctttttcccaaattctccaTCAACTTACTCGCTTTCTTCTTCTTAATCAAACTGTTTCCTACACAAACAAAAACAGATTAAACAACACAAACAAAACCCTAGATGATGatcattaaaaaatcaaaaaaagagtttaaggattttgatttttatacccataaaacttgattttttttttgttccaggAAGAGAGAAACATATAATAAAATCGTTTTTATCAGTAGTCTTGAGCAAAACCCTAACTTACCTCCTATAAAAGCGGTTTTATGGTTTTTACAAAGGAATCGGAAACCTCACCGCCATTAAACAGAGAGGAGCTTCTATTTCTTTTGTTTTCCCATTCTCTGTGTGTGTTCCGTTCGTCCTACACTACTACTAGTTCTAATTCTAAATGGGAGGAGAATATGAAAAATTGAGTTTCTCACTAATttaatattaaataaaaaatatataaaaatagtataaataggaaaaaaaaaaattactttctctTTTGTTACGCAGTACTTGATGTACGTTTACTGACTTACGCCCAGCCAATGGTTATTTGACTTCTGTGTCCTGGTGGGCCCACTTGTGCGAAAAAATTAGGGTGATGCCATGATGGAGATTTTTTTGGCAGCTAAAAAATCGAGTTTCTTATCGGTAAAGATCTAGATTGTTCTTTTTTTACCGCAAAACCCTAGTGGTTGAAGTGTGAATCGCACAAACCGATTTCCTTAATTGTCTTCTTTCTTCCCCACGAAGATCTTTTCTCACGACAGGAAATGCATTATTAGCCATTGATTTACTTCCCACATAAAGCAGCAGTAGGTAGAATTTGTATTGACATCTTAACTACAGGGACATGGCAAACACCTACGAGTCTAGGACAAAGCTCAACCGACACACAAAACATGAAAATAGTCCTCCTAGAGGTACACACACCAAACACTAATAGTGGCTTTCACTTGTTCACTCAAGTGGTGTCACACATTTGCTGTTCATCTGTGTGTATAtgcaacaaaacaattactattGTTCCCTTCAAATATTTCGATGTACATAGTGAACGAACAAGACAAACAAAAACCTGGGTAGTTGCTTAGCCCAgtcaaaaaggaaaagaatatGATGCAAACAATGCGATGAATATGAAGGAAAAGTACAAAAAAGGATAGGAAAAAGGGTACAGGTAAGGATAAAAAAGTCTTGGAACAAGCTAATGCATAGACAACAAGTCCTCAGTGTTTCCATACGCAAAATCCCTTGAATGCTTTCAGATAAAAAGAAAAGGGAAATTGAGAATACTGTTCATCAGGCAAGGAAAGAGTAACAGGTAATTCATCCATAGAAGTTCATCACTGAAAACTAAATCATCACAGACATCTTCAAATTGGTCTGTGATAACAATTTCCTGCTATGATGTTCTAACGAAGCTAAACATATAATCCAAACATGTAAATGTGCCAGAGTAATATATGTATAATGTTTATATATAAATTTAAAATATTAACTCTACTCAGATAAAAGAACAATAACTTCTACTAGCTACAGAAACCCCAACCGGCGAAATCAGACAGATTTACGCCCTCCATCCAGTGTGTTGCAGCAAAAGTAATTTGTAATACCCTGCATTAGTTCAATAAAGGACCATGGTTAGAAACAGGTACCAACACATTTAAGGAGAGAAGGAATCATCATAGGCTTTTCCAAACCAAATAAAAATGAATGAGATTTTGAGATCTATTATACTAACAACACAAAAGTATAAGACCATGAGCAGACATTGTATACCCAACGTTGACTGACCAATATAACCAGTCAAACTCAATGTTAAATCTGAAAACTTTTTACTAATACCACGCAATGCAACCTATTTCATTATGGTTTAAGCAGAAAAAAGGAatgttctttctttttgtttcgaGTACAAAATTCTAGATGTATAAAGCTGAGATTCACATATTGGTGTCGATTACATTCACATTTAAACCACTTGTAGGTCACCAAATGGTTCATCAGAAGTTTAAACAAACAGTTTTTACTTTTATATAAGTTAACATCCATGGCTCATAAGCATATGTTAAGTTGACAGAGTTAGCGCATAATTCTCTAAGTCCACACGTTGCTAATATCTCACATGAGAAACAAAGACATGTATAAGCGTCCTGATTCCTACCCTTTCTACGGATATGATTGAAATTGTATGACACAGAACACACTTCAATTAAAGAACTAAACAAACAATTAGATTTTTAAGTGTAATTCACATCAGATGTTGTTCACTATCTGTACAACAGTAACATATGTTTAAAATTCATCAGTAACATTTGTTATTTACGTCTTAGTTGTAAAGCTTTTCAGGCTTGTTTTGACTTTTTAGAGTAATCCACCATCAGGTGTGGTAAATTCATCACGACTATACAACAGAAGTGGTTCTACCTAACCGTAATGCCTTTCAAGCATGTTTTCTTCTCAAATTACGGATTCCCTAAGGCATAAGTTTCATCCAAAAAGGGTTGTTTTCTTTCACAAGCATTGTCTACGAAAAACCTTGGCAGTTAAAAAGAACACGCCAAGACCAGTACCAACTCAGTGTTCCAGTTCGCTCGAGCAGATAATAGCATACAATTCTTTGATAACTTCGTTTAGGTACCAGAAAGCATACAACAATTTTAGACTCCAAAATTACAGAGCTGACATAATATAACTGTTTTAAAAAGATCAGTGACAACACATACATTATACTGAAAATAATGTAATGGAACTTATATGAAGGCACTTATAAATGTATTTGGTTATAGCTAGATCTACTGATAGCAACAAACAGAAATGAGATAACAAAGCATTTCTTCTCCATTCGAAAAAGTATTCAGGGACCTAGCAGTCATCTACCGGCATTGAATATTGTTTCATAATTTAACACAAACATTGCTTGCCAGCAAAACATACAAAAGCAACATCCAAAAGGTAGAGTTAACCAAAATTTAAGTGAAGATGATTTATAACGCTACAGCCCTACATGATAAGTCAGTCATATAACAAGGTGGGAAAGAGCTACCGGCGTTAATATAGTTTCATAATTTAACACAAACATTGCTTGCCAGCAAAAAAAATACCAAAGCAACAATCAAAAGATAGAGTTACTCAAATCAAAAGATAGGGTTATTCAAAGTTTAGGTGATCTATAATGCTACAGCCCTACATGATAAGTCAGTCGGGTAGATAACACACCGATATTTAAGAGTTCATATAGCCTCCCTGTGAAAATGACCCCTGGGGAGCAATCTGCAAAGCAATTCAACGAAACACAATAAGAGACACAACATGAACCATTCAACAATATGCACTACCAAATACATTAAGAATTGAGATTCATGAGTTCTATTACCTGAGGGTTTTGACCTGGTTGAGCTTTACCAGATCCATCAGAACCCTTAGCAGTTCCTTTTGTATCACCCTACAAATTTTAAAAAATctcacaatcaatcaacactctCACAACGCAACTCAGTAGATAACCACAAAAAATGGAGCGCAAATTACCTCCATCTGCAACATCACATCCCATCCCCCAACACAAACAGGCAACAAAATAGACAGATTAGATTTCGGTTATCATAAATGAAATCAAAGAAAGACCTAAAAAGATTTGAgcaaaaaaaaacacagaaaaatTACCTCTCTGTACCTATTGAGGTACACCTTAAGTGGATCTATATAATCCTCAAATCCTAAAGTAGCCATTGCCCACAAAAGATCATCTCCATTAATAGTCTTTCGCTTTTCTCTCTGACATTTATCACTTGCcctacaaatgaaaaaaaaaatgaaatcaaaattccagaaaaaccctaaaaaaaaaatcccaaattgAAAACGAAAAAAATGAAGAGGCAGATCTAATTACTCGCTAGTGATGAAACTGATAAACTCAGAAACACATTCTTGAACAGTTTCTTTGGCATCTTTAGCAATCTTTCCATTAGCAGGTAAAGCTTTCTTCATGATCCGGCTAATATTAGCAATTGGTAAGTATCTATCTTGTTCACGAACATTAGAACGTGGACTTTGTTCTCCACTTTCATGACTTCCACCGCCTGGACTTGCTGGACCTTCTGCCATAACCTAAAAACAACAACATAATtatgaaaaccctagttttttccgaaaccctaatttttgtttcAAACCCTAAACGGAAAAAGTTTCAGTTTCAGAGAGACGAAAGTATTAAAGAAAGAAACCTGTATACATACCTCTGAGAGATAGAGAGAGGGGGGGTTTGTATTTGGCGCGAGAGGAGAAAAACGATGGAGTTGCTGAGATGAATTTCTTTGCTCTGAAATCGACGTTCGAGAAGAGATATTGGAGACGACGACTAAGATGATTATTAAACGGTAGACATGTTTATCTAAACCGTCCGTTACGTATTTATAGCCCTGCCACTGCCAGagttttctgttttgtttttcctttactttAACCCGTACACATAACATGTGCGAGATTAACCTACAGATTCATTGGGTGGGCGGGCCTAATAGCATGTTTAGATGTCCATTCAGAGATAACTTTTCGATCTTTGGAATTCAAAAAAACAAGAAGTCAGTTTGGGTCTAAAAATTCAGAACgatttctataaataaaaaagataactttttgtgaagcaaagatattttgcttctgacttctgcttctagTATATAAACGCATCGTAAGACTTTGTTTGTTTCTAGGCTCAACTGACTTGACTCGTCTGGATTTGAATCATCTATATTCGACTGAGTTGACTCGTTACGTCGGactcaaaattattattttgcaaaataaaacttttaaatctAATTAGATTTGTACCCAACAGGTCAGGTACAAAATGATACCTGACTCAAACAATCTCGAATCAGATAACGAGCTAAGTTTAGATCGCAAGTCGGACATTAGAGAAATGAATAGGAAAATGATTTGTCATCTCACGCCCAGTCAGATGCCGAGTTAGGATGAAATCTTGAATCAAACACAAATAAACAAGGTGTTAGTACTATAATGCTTTGCAATTCAAGTTTTTACCCCATTCACATCACCTTGATTCAAGCGTTATCTCTTATCGTTGTCTAAGGTTGAACTTTGGAGGCGCCAAATGGTTCAGCGCAAAAGATATGGGTTGTTGCACAACAGATGTTTATATCTTGGGAGCTATATTTTGGGCGCCAAATGGTTTGACAGAAAATATGGAATTGTTGGATTACCGAGACAAATTCATAATCTAAAGGTTTATATTGAAAGCGGCAAAAGGTTTCACAGAAAGGTAAAATATTACTTGAACCACTCCCAGAATCGGAGGATTTGGCCATGGTTTTTGGCTTGAATCTTGAAATTTAAAGGATGATAAGACTAAGTCTAAGCATAGAAATGCCAAGTAAACCTAGTAGCATTCGACATAACGACGGTAGCAGAATTGAAAGTCTATGCGGACTAAAACGATAGAATAGTCTTAAAACACCATGGCTAAAGGTGTGCACTGCTATTAGCAGGGCATGTTTCAGTCAGTACAAAACAATTAATCCTAGCGAGTCTGGACTGGTACTCGCTTTTAGCaattatggaagaaaaaaaaatcaaaaagtacACTAGCAAAAATAAGTTTAGGATAAACTTTAAAAAATTCTGGCCGGCTGGAACATCCTAGTCCCTTCTGCTTATATGGTAGATTTTTCATTTCCATGAACAATATTACTGTCATCCTAATCACTACTccgtttttggatttttatccCATGGTAAATCTGTAGTGGGGTACTGGTAGTGAATGTTTGGGAGATAAAACAGTCATTACTACCAAAGCTGAATTAATTGATGAAAGCTTAAGGCAAAGTATACAATTAATGTTGCAAATCTCTTAGCCACTACACCACACGTTATGAAAGGACACATGATGGACCTAACAGACACGAAAGCTACTACAATAACTTAAAGCATCTAAACCCTGACGGAAAATTTGAAGGCAGTAAGAAAACAAGGCAGTAGGCTTTTGTATTTTGCTTGATTATTTTTACTGCTTATCTTAATtatttttacacaaaattggttaaaaagaccaaaatcaacaattcctgggtgaaatggacagttagattttgatactgtttaaatggacaaaaatgtaaaaataggcaggatgtaaccagttttattatgcccattttcaaatattttttcttatttttaatttacacaggatgtatccagtttcatccttgctattttttaaatttaagttaggatgaaaccagtttcatccttactaatttttttctttttggccatttcacccaactatttttttactcgtccatttgaaccgtgatttaaaaatatttggacaaatgacccattttccattaTTTTTACTGCTTGGTTATAAGAAATATTTTACCGTttgattctttttatttttacattttcaCCTTTAAATGGTTTATTTTCCTATTAAAGTCTTGCAGTTTAACAAGAttagtttttcaaaaaaaaaaaaaattttgtacACAACCCATGTCAGCACCTAAGATAAGAGAGAAGAGAGAAAGCTAGATCACAATATAAAATGAAGAGGCAAACCCAAACAAGGCACACTTGTCATAGGGGTTAACCCCCAAAACGGACAATGGCCGTTTCGCAAACATTAAATATAGAGTATATTCAGAGAGTTTTTTGTCTACAAAAGCATATTCCATATACGCTATAATCATTTTCAATTGGGTAAGAGAATTAAAGAAATACTATCACTTCTGCAAAAATAAGGATAATATGAGGACTGTGAAATTGAGGGTGATGGGAAAGCCATATTGGATGTTCCTGATTATGATCATTTGAATCCAATGCGAAAACCAGAAGAATCATTTTTGGGGAATCAATTCGGTCATATATGGCTTCAATTCATCAGTGGGTACCCAAACGATGAAAATGTAGTGAGTACTCGAGCTCAGCCGACACAAACCGGAGATGGACGTAAATTTCTTTCCATAACTTTGGTACTGTAGAACCCCAATATATTAATCCGCGATAAACTGATAATcacgataaattaataaattttgccgTTCCCGAGTTGAGACCAACATGTTAAATTAATAATTCGTTAAATTTATAAATTAATTTTGTAAAAAATATGTAAACTAATTTATAAACTagttaataaatatatatatcacTTTTCAACATATATAAATTTTAGTTTTATATTTATACTAATTTGGAAAAGAAttattcaattatgacttgttttttctttatatttatgTCACATTGAATTTCATCTTGGATTTTTCTTAACATTAAAAGAATTTTTGATGTTGTCATTTCCTGATGCAATAAATCCATATTCAATATCTCTGCAGCTTTGATAGCTTCTTTACGGGAAGGTGGCTCTATGACTACACTTTCACCTTCGACTTTCACATCATCATTTTCGTCTTTTCCCATGAcactctcaattatttcttcgTCAGTCAACAAATCTGAAATGATATACTCTTGAGGGTGGTTTAAAAGAAATTCAACATCCATTTCACTGCGATAACTCAATATATTGATTAAATTTTGCAATTCTCTAGTTCCTTGATTATCAAAAGCTTCACTTGGGTTCTCTTATGTGGTTTCATCCCTTGAAGGAATCTTATAGTGATGAAAACAATTTGCAATAGAATTTGCATGAACATTTATTGTCCGAGATGAAACGACAAGGTTCATTGCATCTAAAATATTAATCTTCTATAGGTTTAGTTCTCTGAAACGACAAGGTTCATTGTTTCCATCAACCTTACCCACAATAATATGCATAATGAATAGGGTGTATTGGTTCATTTATTGATTATGGCTTTTTAAAAATTAAACAatattttgataaattaataaataatttaataattattaatttatacaaTTATTTAATATCGtgataaattgattaattttaccGGTCCCGACGCTGTTATATTATAGGGTTTATACTGTATTTGAAGTCGACATTTGATCGGTGGTATCAAGGACCATCCGGAAAATAGGAAAATACATTGAAAGTCACGTATTAACAAAAGTAGAGCACAGTTCCCTCCTTGATTTGCGATGTTTAAGTCTCTCAGATTGTTTTTTCAATATTTCtatttttggtttaattttatgttttttagaatttgtttctctaatttataaaTCTCTCAAAACTGCCATTAATAGTCATTTATGGCGTTGGGTGGAACGTCTCGTCTTTTGGGAATTCACGTCTATTCAAAGAGATGTGCAGCCCTTCAATAGGCATCATTAttcctcaaaaaaaaataattcaaagtcTAAGTCTAGACGCTTCATTAGCCTTAATTCATATCAGAACTGTCATTATGGAATGCATTGGTAAGTCATCTAATTTTATTGGGTTCATCTGGGCACTAATTAAGATCTTTGATTCTTTGCATATTTAGATAAGGCAACACTTGTTAGGAGGCACCATTGTAAGCAGGAGCACATTAACCAGGTTGCGTGTTGCCACTGTTGCCATTTGCCCGCCCTACAAAATCCATGATACCCTTAAGCCATCTTTTACCAAACGCTTGACCATTCGTGAGACCTATAttccttttcccgccaaaatgcaCATTTTTAATGATACTTCAAATTGTCGTTTATACCTTCCTTTAAAACATCTATTTCACCCCACTTTTAAACCAACCAAAGCAACACTAATCTCGTTTGGATTTATTCGTGTTCAATATTTTACTTGTTGGAGTAAAAACAATATTCATTACTATTCAA encodes the following:
- the LOC113313424 gene encoding E3 ubiquitin-protein ligase UPL4-like isoform X2, with translation MGNSLIKKKKASKLMENLGKRRTESTDQLQSPVDKKACSSSEESENPESSSSLQTHMGSTTSNQQQFVDEDTVMEDAETEVESTAPATTSAATSVSGRSEDEEEEDDYSDGGGGNDELTEKERVYQEHSDRRNPSDQEKFTMVLKSLSDENTDVSGQLSSLTELCDVLSFCTESSISGSTAAALSPLLVKLARHESNPDIMLYSIRAITYLVDVLPGISVLLARVDAVPALCERLMAIEYMDVAEQCLLALEKISADQPVACLQAGAIMAVLSFIDFFSSSLQRVATSTVANVCKKLSSDASSHFMDAVPALCNLLQYEDPKLVANVVTCLSRITETVSNSPIMVDQLCEHRLIQSVIPLIAMGSQTSFNQSIYSHLIGILSRLASGSANAVKILLEQKISCILKNILSSYDVSHSKASSLGDGDAKSNQVFEVLKLLNVLLPPVGGEKSSSKEKVLKDQPELLRRFGMDIVPTLVEVVNNGANLQVCDGCVSVINKLVNVSRSDILFDILDNSNISSFLAGVFARKDHHVLISALNIVQTILKELPDMFLNSFAKVGVVYAIDAILTLEKLTNSSNNQISSSSQQKSNVNDSVRCLCYNLNIGKPRSSEIGKCKLEKDSIHTLAKQIKETYFAVESQTSEIGLTETLQNLRKYSATLNDMVNLSMSNNIWSGLEENLFHTLGQIVMELSDGDSVSTFEFIESGIVKSLLNYFSNGQYLKGKVVEHHGLSDYSLVIMKRFATFASFSLSSTSVRWEGTPLAVLVRKLQAALSSLENFPVILNQISKPRAVHAAIPTKHATTHPCLRVRFVKEEGETDFCDDSLDTVNIEPFTSFDAIERYLWPQISARRNDAQTTSAVNTSGESEDDSRKTGTPKRQKSVDESSSSAFSGKEHHESRGIDDCHQLLKFFLDGRELDLRLTLYQAIFQLQVKDENDMIAGKNFWSKVFNITFKRAAEVMESSTDDCLEGTQVSIMQNYPGKFYQNLLSLSGMLTVELLYNLEKSDPVYEILLLLKILEVINKSTGHLMSHERIKAFAEGKSDDLDSLAVSVCPVPQSEFVSSKLTEKLEQQMVNPSAVSAGAMPAWCSQLMAECPFLFSFEARNKYFLLTVIRSPLVLSHSSSTSSSNNSSPGSDRRSLVGNFPRKKYRIPRTHILHSAAQMMDAQADKVTLEVEYSEEVGTGLGPTLEFYTLVSHEFQKLGLGMWREDRSFPSSGKKVEPGCVVAPSGLFPRPWSTTMELSNGVKFSEVLKRFVLLGKIVAKALQDGRVLDLPLSKAFYKLVLDQDLNIHDILSLDPGLGRVLLEFQALVDRKRILSPISAFYFRNTKIDDLCLDFTLPGYPDYLLTSSQDQRMVNTANLEEYVSLIVDATLNSGISRQGEAFKSGFNQVFPLTSLKVFTGEEIDRLLCGEQDAWTSNELLDHIKFDHGYTVSSPQIIYLLEIMKDLQRDQQQAFIKFVTGAPRLPHGGLAALNPKMTIVRKHSNEWADGDLPSVMTCANYLKLPPYSTKDIMKEKLLYAITEGQGSFHLS